In one Portunus trituberculatus isolate SZX2019 chromosome 31, ASM1759143v1, whole genome shotgun sequence genomic region, the following are encoded:
- the LOC123511139 gene encoding SHC-transforming protein 1-like isoform X3, whose protein sequence is MFSLRPYRSLRDDEETVPGKGVVCGGVDSSSASRLHCVSQGGSEPPGTSTPSSLSLALSSPTATPTTTTTTSSSGGGAATFTTSSSSAAVSGSGGGGKASPLSLTSLKAAWRSLIGVGGSRLPHLERPDVGASEPHDYRYTHFPNKRHHKDTSFDETHIHLTPAARTYTHPHRSPVPPPPHSHTPPPRPQVPEATLTLAKCLRKHREKQQARALTRKSKSDNALQKVGVHLKSHSDQNLHKVWLASGGGRTNSVFSTVQLSGGSGDSCSSSGGKRSGRHHRSKSLERQQGARVHPAPPSLHPRHTRSLERNHKFRVDLRPPGPLRDEPPEHPAPAPPTLTPTHVPWAPDAVEGVSVHGQQQQVQQGWAGGMEGGHAAGGGGSFINKPARGWLHPDHQLADDGVCYGVRYIGCLEVNTSMKSLNFDTRSLIAKECISKVCEAAGLKTADRKRKVVKTISRILGERPLMEHAGSNVNLTITSTALNLTNLESGQIVACHDMPNISFASGGDPDTLDFIAYVAKDSRYGRACFVLECGGGLAQDVITTIGQAFELRFKEYLKRTPSVQYTSVKSDKSGINGEGGITWGRDDPEYYNDLPGKVPPDLPPPPVPPLPQYSASESKRSVLSSPTPTPAPSASSSSSPVPAATQPLANSHQTLSSKVSDNLIDLSCEGTAPGPLRSEPEYVNDAVIRQKQLMDQRDPFDMQPFIMQLSQLSGGVAAPASGAAAAAAVGGTGTVAGGAVGMTNKPLPLNQRLQLQREPWFHGAISRKEAEMLLRQDGDFLVRESQGTVGQYVLTGMQNNTKKHLLLVDPEGVVRTKSRTFDSVSHLIIYHRDYELPIVSAESALLLRNPVLRHPR, encoded by the exons ggaagggcgtggtgtgtggcggcgTGGACTCCTCCTCGGCCTCCCGCCTCCACTGTGTGTCCCAGGGCGGCTCGGAACCCCCAGGCACCTCCACCCCATCCTCGCTCTCACTAGCGCTCTCCTCCCCAActgccacccccaccaccactaccacaacctccAGCAGTGGCGGGGGGGCGGCCAccttcactacctcctcctcctcagcggcggtcagcggcagcggcggcggaggcAAGGCGTCGCCGCTCTCCCTGACCTCCCTGAAGGCCGCCTGGCGCAGCCTGATCGGCGTGGGCGGCTCGAGGCTCCCTCACCTGGAGCGGCCCGACGTGGGCGCCAGTGAGCCCCACGACTACCGCTACACGCACTTCCCCAACAAGCGCCACCACAAGGACACCTCCTTTGACGAGACCCACATCCACCTCACGCCGGCCGCCCGCACCTACACCCATCCGCACCGcagccccgtcccgcccccgcCCCACTCCCACACCCCGCCCCCGCGGCCGCAAGTGCCCGAGGCCACCCTTACTCTCGCCAAGTGCCTTAGGAAACACCGCGAGAAGCAGCAGGCGCGCGCCCTCACCCGCAAGTCCAAGTCGGACAATGCCCTGCAGAAGGTGGGCGTGCACCTGAAATCCCACTCCGACCAGAACTTGCACAAGGTGTGGCTggccagcggcggcggcaggactAACTCGGTCTTCAGCACCGTCCAACTGTCTGGCGGCAGCGGCGACAGCTGCAGTAGTAGCGGCGGGAAGCGCAGCGGCCGCCATCACCGGTCCAAGTCTCTGGAGCGGCAGCAAGGCGCCCGCGTCCACCCGGCGCCACCCTCACTCCACCCACGCCATACCCGCTCCCTTGAGAGGAACCACAAATTCAGGGTGGACCTGCGCCCCCCGGGGCCCCTGAGAGACGAACCTCCCGAGCACCCGGCGCCCGCGCCTCCCACTCTTACCCCCACGCACGTGCCCTGGGCCCCGGATGCCGTGGAGGGCGTGAGCGTGcacgggcagcagcagcaggtgcagcaggggTGGGCGGGCGGCATGGAGGGCGGCCACGCGGCGGGGGGCGGCGGCTCCTTCATCAACAAGCCGGCGAGGGGCTGGTTGCACCCCGACCACCAGCTGGCCGATGACGGCGTCTGCTACGGCGTGCGG TACATTGGCTGCCTGGAGGTCAACACGTCAATGAAGAGCCTCAACTTCGACACCAGATCACTCATCGCAAA GGAGTGCATCAGCAAGGTGTGTGAGGCTGCCGGACTCAAGACTGCCGACCGCAAGAGGAAGGTGGTGAAGACAATCAGCCGCATCCTTGGTGAGCGGCCCCTTATGGAGCATGCAGGGAGCAATGTCaacctcaccatcaccagcacagcTCTCAACCTCACCAACCTGGAGTCGGGCCAGATAGTTGCCTGCCACGACATGCCCAACATATCCTTCGCTTCAGGGGGTGatccg GACACACTGGACTTCATCGCATACGTGGCCAAGGACAGTCGGTATGGCCGCGCATGTTTTGTTCTGGAGTGTGGGGGCGGCCTGGCTCAGgacgtcatcaccaccattggcCAGGCCTTTGAGCTGAGGTTCAAGGAGTACCTCAAGCGCACTCCCTCCGTCCAGTACACCAGCGTCAAGTCTGACAA atCAGGCATCAATGGTGAGGGTGGCATCACCTGGGGGCGTGACGACCCTGAGTACTACAATGACCTGCCTGGGAAGGTGCCCCCCGACCTGCCGCCACCCCCTGTGCCCCCGCTGCCCCAATACTCAGCTTCAGAGAGCAAGCGTTCTGTCCTGTCCAGCCCAACCCCCACCCCAGCTCCcagtgcctcctcttcctcctcccctgtgCCAGCAGCAACCCAGCCCCTCGCCAACTCTCACCAGACACTGTCCAGCAAAG TGTCGGACAACCTGATTGACCTATCATGTGAGGGCACAGCACCGGGGCCGCTGCGCAGTGAGCCGGAGTATGTCAATGATGCCGTTATCAGACAGAAGCAGCTGATGGACCAGCGGGACCCATTTGACATGC AGCCATTCATCATGCAGCTGTCTCAACTGAGTGGGGGTGTTGCTGCTCCAGCcagtggagcagcagcagcagcagctgtcgGAGGCACAGGGACCGTTGCGGGTGGAGCAGTTGGAATGACAAACAAGCCTCTGCCTCTGAATCAGCGGCTTCAGCTCCAGCGTGAACCCTGGTTCCATGGCGCTATAAGTAGGAAGGAGGCGGAGATGTTACTGCGgcag GACGGGGACTTCCTGGTGCGGGAGTCCCAGGGCACAGTGGGTCAGTACGTCCTGACGGGGATGCAGAACAACACCAAGAAGCACCTTCTGCTTGTGGACCCTGAGGGAGTG GTGAGGACCAAATCACGCACCTTTGATAGCGTGAGTCATCTCATCATCTACCACCGGGACTACGAGCTGCCCATCGTGTCTGCCGAGTCAGCACTCCTCCTGCGCAACCCAGTCCTAAGACACCCCCGCTAG
- the LOC123511139 gene encoding SHC-transforming protein 1-like isoform X5, with translation MKTVSSSEVSSSICGGKGVVCGGVDSSSASRLHCVSQGGSEPPGTSTPSSLSLALSSPTATPTTTTTTSSSGGGAATFTTSSSSAAVSGSGGGGKASPLSLTSLKAAWRSLIGVGGSRLPHLERPDVGASEPHDYRYTHFPNKRHHKDTSFDETHIHLTPAARTYTHPHRSPVPPPPHSHTPPPRPQVPEATLTLAKCLRKHREKQQARALTRKSKSDNALQKVGVHLKSHSDQNLHKVWLASGGGRTNSVFSTVQLSGGSGDSCSSSGGKRSGRHHRSKSLERQQGARVHPAPPSLHPRHTRSLERNHKFRVDLRPPGPLRDEPPEHPAPAPPTLTPTHVPWAPDAVEGVSVHGQQQQVQQGWAGGMEGGHAAGGGGSFINKPARGWLHPDHQLADDGVCYGVRYIGCLEVNTSMKSLNFDTRSLIAKECISKVCEAAGLKTADRKRKVVKTISRILGERPLMEHAGSNVNLTITSTALNLTNLESGQIVACHDMPNISFASGGDPDTLDFIAYVAKDSRYGRACFVLECGGGLAQDVITTIGQAFELRFKEYLKRTPSVQYTSVKSDKSGINGEGGITWGRDDPEYYNDLPGKVPPDLPPPPVPPLPQYSASESKRSVLSSPTPTPAPSASSSSSPVPAATQPLANSHQTLSSKVSDNLIDLSCEGTAPGPLRSEPEYVNDAVIRQKQLMDQRDPFDMQPFIMQLSQLSGGVAAPASGAAAAAAVGGTGTVAGGAVGMTNKPLPLNQRLQLQREPWFHGAISRKEAEMLLRQDGDFLVRESQGTVGQYVLTGMQNNTKKHLLLVDPEGVVRTKSRTFDSVSHLIIYHRDYELPIVSAESALLLRNPVLRHPR, from the exons ggaagggcgtggtgtgtggcggcgTGGACTCCTCCTCGGCCTCCCGCCTCCACTGTGTGTCCCAGGGCGGCTCGGAACCCCCAGGCACCTCCACCCCATCCTCGCTCTCACTAGCGCTCTCCTCCCCAActgccacccccaccaccactaccacaacctccAGCAGTGGCGGGGGGGCGGCCAccttcactacctcctcctcctcagcggcggtcagcggcagcggcggcggaggcAAGGCGTCGCCGCTCTCCCTGACCTCCCTGAAGGCCGCCTGGCGCAGCCTGATCGGCGTGGGCGGCTCGAGGCTCCCTCACCTGGAGCGGCCCGACGTGGGCGCCAGTGAGCCCCACGACTACCGCTACACGCACTTCCCCAACAAGCGCCACCACAAGGACACCTCCTTTGACGAGACCCACATCCACCTCACGCCGGCCGCCCGCACCTACACCCATCCGCACCGcagccccgtcccgcccccgcCCCACTCCCACACCCCGCCCCCGCGGCCGCAAGTGCCCGAGGCCACCCTTACTCTCGCCAAGTGCCTTAGGAAACACCGCGAGAAGCAGCAGGCGCGCGCCCTCACCCGCAAGTCCAAGTCGGACAATGCCCTGCAGAAGGTGGGCGTGCACCTGAAATCCCACTCCGACCAGAACTTGCACAAGGTGTGGCTggccagcggcggcggcaggactAACTCGGTCTTCAGCACCGTCCAACTGTCTGGCGGCAGCGGCGACAGCTGCAGTAGTAGCGGCGGGAAGCGCAGCGGCCGCCATCACCGGTCCAAGTCTCTGGAGCGGCAGCAAGGCGCCCGCGTCCACCCGGCGCCACCCTCACTCCACCCACGCCATACCCGCTCCCTTGAGAGGAACCACAAATTCAGGGTGGACCTGCGCCCCCCGGGGCCCCTGAGAGACGAACCTCCCGAGCACCCGGCGCCCGCGCCTCCCACTCTTACCCCCACGCACGTGCCCTGGGCCCCGGATGCCGTGGAGGGCGTGAGCGTGcacgggcagcagcagcaggtgcagcaggggTGGGCGGGCGGCATGGAGGGCGGCCACGCGGCGGGGGGCGGCGGCTCCTTCATCAACAAGCCGGCGAGGGGCTGGTTGCACCCCGACCACCAGCTGGCCGATGACGGCGTCTGCTACGGCGTGCGG TACATTGGCTGCCTGGAGGTCAACACGTCAATGAAGAGCCTCAACTTCGACACCAGATCACTCATCGCAAA GGAGTGCATCAGCAAGGTGTGTGAGGCTGCCGGACTCAAGACTGCCGACCGCAAGAGGAAGGTGGTGAAGACAATCAGCCGCATCCTTGGTGAGCGGCCCCTTATGGAGCATGCAGGGAGCAATGTCaacctcaccatcaccagcacagcTCTCAACCTCACCAACCTGGAGTCGGGCCAGATAGTTGCCTGCCACGACATGCCCAACATATCCTTCGCTTCAGGGGGTGatccg GACACACTGGACTTCATCGCATACGTGGCCAAGGACAGTCGGTATGGCCGCGCATGTTTTGTTCTGGAGTGTGGGGGCGGCCTGGCTCAGgacgtcatcaccaccattggcCAGGCCTTTGAGCTGAGGTTCAAGGAGTACCTCAAGCGCACTCCCTCCGTCCAGTACACCAGCGTCAAGTCTGACAA atCAGGCATCAATGGTGAGGGTGGCATCACCTGGGGGCGTGACGACCCTGAGTACTACAATGACCTGCCTGGGAAGGTGCCCCCCGACCTGCCGCCACCCCCTGTGCCCCCGCTGCCCCAATACTCAGCTTCAGAGAGCAAGCGTTCTGTCCTGTCCAGCCCAACCCCCACCCCAGCTCCcagtgcctcctcttcctcctcccctgtgCCAGCAGCAACCCAGCCCCTCGCCAACTCTCACCAGACACTGTCCAGCAAAG TGTCGGACAACCTGATTGACCTATCATGTGAGGGCACAGCACCGGGGCCGCTGCGCAGTGAGCCGGAGTATGTCAATGATGCCGTTATCAGACAGAAGCAGCTGATGGACCAGCGGGACCCATTTGACATGC AGCCATTCATCATGCAGCTGTCTCAACTGAGTGGGGGTGTTGCTGCTCCAGCcagtggagcagcagcagcagcagctgtcgGAGGCACAGGGACCGTTGCGGGTGGAGCAGTTGGAATGACAAACAAGCCTCTGCCTCTGAATCAGCGGCTTCAGCTCCAGCGTGAACCCTGGTTCCATGGCGCTATAAGTAGGAAGGAGGCGGAGATGTTACTGCGgcag GACGGGGACTTCCTGGTGCGGGAGTCCCAGGGCACAGTGGGTCAGTACGTCCTGACGGGGATGCAGAACAACACCAAGAAGCACCTTCTGCTTGTGGACCCTGAGGGAGTG GTGAGGACCAAATCACGCACCTTTGATAGCGTGAGTCATCTCATCATCTACCACCGGGACTACGAGCTGCCCATCGTGTCTGCCGAGTCAGCACTCCTCCTGCGCAACCCAGTCCTAAGACACCCCCGCTAG
- the LOC123511139 gene encoding SHC-transforming protein 1-like isoform X2, which yields MFFDLYRTVSSSEVSSSICGGKGVVCGGVDSSSASRLHCVSQGGSEPPGTSTPSSLSLALSSPTATPTTTTTTSSSGGGAATFTTSSSSAAVSGSGGGGKASPLSLTSLKAAWRSLIGVGGSRLPHLERPDVGASEPHDYRYTHFPNKRHHKDTSFDETHIHLTPAARTYTHPHRSPVPPPPHSHTPPPRPQVPEATLTLAKCLRKHREKQQARALTRKSKSDNALQKVGVHLKSHSDQNLHKVWLASGGGRTNSVFSTVQLSGGSGDSCSSSGGKRSGRHHRSKSLERQQGARVHPAPPSLHPRHTRSLERNHKFRVDLRPPGPLRDEPPEHPAPAPPTLTPTHVPWAPDAVEGVSVHGQQQQVQQGWAGGMEGGHAAGGGGSFINKPARGWLHPDHQLADDGVCYGVRYIGCLEVNTSMKSLNFDTRSLIAKECISKVCEAAGLKTADRKRKVVKTISRILGERPLMEHAGSNVNLTITSTALNLTNLESGQIVACHDMPNISFASGGDPDTLDFIAYVAKDSRYGRACFVLECGGGLAQDVITTIGQAFELRFKEYLKRTPSVQYTSVKSDKSGINGEGGITWGRDDPEYYNDLPGKVPPDLPPPPVPPLPQYSASESKRSVLSSPTPTPAPSASSSSSPVPAATQPLANSHQTLSSKVSDNLIDLSCEGTAPGPLRSEPEYVNDAVIRQKQLMDQRDPFDMQPFIMQLSQLSGGVAAPASGAAAAAAVGGTGTVAGGAVGMTNKPLPLNQRLQLQREPWFHGAISRKEAEMLLRQDGDFLVRESQGTVGQYVLTGMQNNTKKHLLLVDPEGVVRTKSRTFDSVSHLIIYHRDYELPIVSAESALLLRNPVLRHPR from the exons ggaagggcgtggtgtgtggcggcgTGGACTCCTCCTCGGCCTCCCGCCTCCACTGTGTGTCCCAGGGCGGCTCGGAACCCCCAGGCACCTCCACCCCATCCTCGCTCTCACTAGCGCTCTCCTCCCCAActgccacccccaccaccactaccacaacctccAGCAGTGGCGGGGGGGCGGCCAccttcactacctcctcctcctcagcggcggtcagcggcagcggcggcggaggcAAGGCGTCGCCGCTCTCCCTGACCTCCCTGAAGGCCGCCTGGCGCAGCCTGATCGGCGTGGGCGGCTCGAGGCTCCCTCACCTGGAGCGGCCCGACGTGGGCGCCAGTGAGCCCCACGACTACCGCTACACGCACTTCCCCAACAAGCGCCACCACAAGGACACCTCCTTTGACGAGACCCACATCCACCTCACGCCGGCCGCCCGCACCTACACCCATCCGCACCGcagccccgtcccgcccccgcCCCACTCCCACACCCCGCCCCCGCGGCCGCAAGTGCCCGAGGCCACCCTTACTCTCGCCAAGTGCCTTAGGAAACACCGCGAGAAGCAGCAGGCGCGCGCCCTCACCCGCAAGTCCAAGTCGGACAATGCCCTGCAGAAGGTGGGCGTGCACCTGAAATCCCACTCCGACCAGAACTTGCACAAGGTGTGGCTggccagcggcggcggcaggactAACTCGGTCTTCAGCACCGTCCAACTGTCTGGCGGCAGCGGCGACAGCTGCAGTAGTAGCGGCGGGAAGCGCAGCGGCCGCCATCACCGGTCCAAGTCTCTGGAGCGGCAGCAAGGCGCCCGCGTCCACCCGGCGCCACCCTCACTCCACCCACGCCATACCCGCTCCCTTGAGAGGAACCACAAATTCAGGGTGGACCTGCGCCCCCCGGGGCCCCTGAGAGACGAACCTCCCGAGCACCCGGCGCCCGCGCCTCCCACTCTTACCCCCACGCACGTGCCCTGGGCCCCGGATGCCGTGGAGGGCGTGAGCGTGcacgggcagcagcagcaggtgcagcaggggTGGGCGGGCGGCATGGAGGGCGGCCACGCGGCGGGGGGCGGCGGCTCCTTCATCAACAAGCCGGCGAGGGGCTGGTTGCACCCCGACCACCAGCTGGCCGATGACGGCGTCTGCTACGGCGTGCGG TACATTGGCTGCCTGGAGGTCAACACGTCAATGAAGAGCCTCAACTTCGACACCAGATCACTCATCGCAAA GGAGTGCATCAGCAAGGTGTGTGAGGCTGCCGGACTCAAGACTGCCGACCGCAAGAGGAAGGTGGTGAAGACAATCAGCCGCATCCTTGGTGAGCGGCCCCTTATGGAGCATGCAGGGAGCAATGTCaacctcaccatcaccagcacagcTCTCAACCTCACCAACCTGGAGTCGGGCCAGATAGTTGCCTGCCACGACATGCCCAACATATCCTTCGCTTCAGGGGGTGatccg GACACACTGGACTTCATCGCATACGTGGCCAAGGACAGTCGGTATGGCCGCGCATGTTTTGTTCTGGAGTGTGGGGGCGGCCTGGCTCAGgacgtcatcaccaccattggcCAGGCCTTTGAGCTGAGGTTCAAGGAGTACCTCAAGCGCACTCCCTCCGTCCAGTACACCAGCGTCAAGTCTGACAA atCAGGCATCAATGGTGAGGGTGGCATCACCTGGGGGCGTGACGACCCTGAGTACTACAATGACCTGCCTGGGAAGGTGCCCCCCGACCTGCCGCCACCCCCTGTGCCCCCGCTGCCCCAATACTCAGCTTCAGAGAGCAAGCGTTCTGTCCTGTCCAGCCCAACCCCCACCCCAGCTCCcagtgcctcctcttcctcctcccctgtgCCAGCAGCAACCCAGCCCCTCGCCAACTCTCACCAGACACTGTCCAGCAAAG TGTCGGACAACCTGATTGACCTATCATGTGAGGGCACAGCACCGGGGCCGCTGCGCAGTGAGCCGGAGTATGTCAATGATGCCGTTATCAGACAGAAGCAGCTGATGGACCAGCGGGACCCATTTGACATGC AGCCATTCATCATGCAGCTGTCTCAACTGAGTGGGGGTGTTGCTGCTCCAGCcagtggagcagcagcagcagcagctgtcgGAGGCACAGGGACCGTTGCGGGTGGAGCAGTTGGAATGACAAACAAGCCTCTGCCTCTGAATCAGCGGCTTCAGCTCCAGCGTGAACCCTGGTTCCATGGCGCTATAAGTAGGAAGGAGGCGGAGATGTTACTGCGgcag GACGGGGACTTCCTGGTGCGGGAGTCCCAGGGCACAGTGGGTCAGTACGTCCTGACGGGGATGCAGAACAACACCAAGAAGCACCTTCTGCTTGTGGACCCTGAGGGAGTG GTGAGGACCAAATCACGCACCTTTGATAGCGTGAGTCATCTCATCATCTACCACCGGGACTACGAGCTGCCCATCGTGTCTGCCGAGTCAGCACTCCTCCTGCGCAACCCAGTCCTAAGACACCCCCGCTAG
- the LOC123511139 gene encoding SHC-transforming protein 1-like isoform X4 — MEYHHHHHHHHTHSHSGKGVVCGGVDSSSASRLHCVSQGGSEPPGTSTPSSLSLALSSPTATPTTTTTTSSSGGGAATFTTSSSSAAVSGSGGGGKASPLSLTSLKAAWRSLIGVGGSRLPHLERPDVGASEPHDYRYTHFPNKRHHKDTSFDETHIHLTPAARTYTHPHRSPVPPPPHSHTPPPRPQVPEATLTLAKCLRKHREKQQARALTRKSKSDNALQKVGVHLKSHSDQNLHKVWLASGGGRTNSVFSTVQLSGGSGDSCSSSGGKRSGRHHRSKSLERQQGARVHPAPPSLHPRHTRSLERNHKFRVDLRPPGPLRDEPPEHPAPAPPTLTPTHVPWAPDAVEGVSVHGQQQQVQQGWAGGMEGGHAAGGGGSFINKPARGWLHPDHQLADDGVCYGVRYIGCLEVNTSMKSLNFDTRSLIAKECISKVCEAAGLKTADRKRKVVKTISRILGERPLMEHAGSNVNLTITSTALNLTNLESGQIVACHDMPNISFASGGDPDTLDFIAYVAKDSRYGRACFVLECGGGLAQDVITTIGQAFELRFKEYLKRTPSVQYTSVKSDKSGINGEGGITWGRDDPEYYNDLPGKVPPDLPPPPVPPLPQYSASESKRSVLSSPTPTPAPSASSSSSPVPAATQPLANSHQTLSSKVSDNLIDLSCEGTAPGPLRSEPEYVNDAVIRQKQLMDQRDPFDMQPFIMQLSQLSGGVAAPASGAAAAAAVGGTGTVAGGAVGMTNKPLPLNQRLQLQREPWFHGAISRKEAEMLLRQDGDFLVRESQGTVGQYVLTGMQNNTKKHLLLVDPEGVVRTKSRTFDSVSHLIIYHRDYELPIVSAESALLLRNPVLRHPR, encoded by the exons ggaagggcgtggtgtgtggcggcgTGGACTCCTCCTCGGCCTCCCGCCTCCACTGTGTGTCCCAGGGCGGCTCGGAACCCCCAGGCACCTCCACCCCATCCTCGCTCTCACTAGCGCTCTCCTCCCCAActgccacccccaccaccactaccacaacctccAGCAGTGGCGGGGGGGCGGCCAccttcactacctcctcctcctcagcggcggtcagcggcagcggcggcggaggcAAGGCGTCGCCGCTCTCCCTGACCTCCCTGAAGGCCGCCTGGCGCAGCCTGATCGGCGTGGGCGGCTCGAGGCTCCCTCACCTGGAGCGGCCCGACGTGGGCGCCAGTGAGCCCCACGACTACCGCTACACGCACTTCCCCAACAAGCGCCACCACAAGGACACCTCCTTTGACGAGACCCACATCCACCTCACGCCGGCCGCCCGCACCTACACCCATCCGCACCGcagccccgtcccgcccccgcCCCACTCCCACACCCCGCCCCCGCGGCCGCAAGTGCCCGAGGCCACCCTTACTCTCGCCAAGTGCCTTAGGAAACACCGCGAGAAGCAGCAGGCGCGCGCCCTCACCCGCAAGTCCAAGTCGGACAATGCCCTGCAGAAGGTGGGCGTGCACCTGAAATCCCACTCCGACCAGAACTTGCACAAGGTGTGGCTggccagcggcggcggcaggactAACTCGGTCTTCAGCACCGTCCAACTGTCTGGCGGCAGCGGCGACAGCTGCAGTAGTAGCGGCGGGAAGCGCAGCGGCCGCCATCACCGGTCCAAGTCTCTGGAGCGGCAGCAAGGCGCCCGCGTCCACCCGGCGCCACCCTCACTCCACCCACGCCATACCCGCTCCCTTGAGAGGAACCACAAATTCAGGGTGGACCTGCGCCCCCCGGGGCCCCTGAGAGACGAACCTCCCGAGCACCCGGCGCCCGCGCCTCCCACTCTTACCCCCACGCACGTGCCCTGGGCCCCGGATGCCGTGGAGGGCGTGAGCGTGcacgggcagcagcagcaggtgcagcaggggTGGGCGGGCGGCATGGAGGGCGGCCACGCGGCGGGGGGCGGCGGCTCCTTCATCAACAAGCCGGCGAGGGGCTGGTTGCACCCCGACCACCAGCTGGCCGATGACGGCGTCTGCTACGGCGTGCGG TACATTGGCTGCCTGGAGGTCAACACGTCAATGAAGAGCCTCAACTTCGACACCAGATCACTCATCGCAAA GGAGTGCATCAGCAAGGTGTGTGAGGCTGCCGGACTCAAGACTGCCGACCGCAAGAGGAAGGTGGTGAAGACAATCAGCCGCATCCTTGGTGAGCGGCCCCTTATGGAGCATGCAGGGAGCAATGTCaacctcaccatcaccagcacagcTCTCAACCTCACCAACCTGGAGTCGGGCCAGATAGTTGCCTGCCACGACATGCCCAACATATCCTTCGCTTCAGGGGGTGatccg GACACACTGGACTTCATCGCATACGTGGCCAAGGACAGTCGGTATGGCCGCGCATGTTTTGTTCTGGAGTGTGGGGGCGGCCTGGCTCAGgacgtcatcaccaccattggcCAGGCCTTTGAGCTGAGGTTCAAGGAGTACCTCAAGCGCACTCCCTCCGTCCAGTACACCAGCGTCAAGTCTGACAA atCAGGCATCAATGGTGAGGGTGGCATCACCTGGGGGCGTGACGACCCTGAGTACTACAATGACCTGCCTGGGAAGGTGCCCCCCGACCTGCCGCCACCCCCTGTGCCCCCGCTGCCCCAATACTCAGCTTCAGAGAGCAAGCGTTCTGTCCTGTCCAGCCCAACCCCCACCCCAGCTCCcagtgcctcctcttcctcctcccctgtgCCAGCAGCAACCCAGCCCCTCGCCAACTCTCACCAGACACTGTCCAGCAAAG TGTCGGACAACCTGATTGACCTATCATGTGAGGGCACAGCACCGGGGCCGCTGCGCAGTGAGCCGGAGTATGTCAATGATGCCGTTATCAGACAGAAGCAGCTGATGGACCAGCGGGACCCATTTGACATGC AGCCATTCATCATGCAGCTGTCTCAACTGAGTGGGGGTGTTGCTGCTCCAGCcagtggagcagcagcagcagcagctgtcgGAGGCACAGGGACCGTTGCGGGTGGAGCAGTTGGAATGACAAACAAGCCTCTGCCTCTGAATCAGCGGCTTCAGCTCCAGCGTGAACCCTGGTTCCATGGCGCTATAAGTAGGAAGGAGGCGGAGATGTTACTGCGgcag GACGGGGACTTCCTGGTGCGGGAGTCCCAGGGCACAGTGGGTCAGTACGTCCTGACGGGGATGCAGAACAACACCAAGAAGCACCTTCTGCTTGTGGACCCTGAGGGAGTG GTGAGGACCAAATCACGCACCTTTGATAGCGTGAGTCATCTCATCATCTACCACCGGGACTACGAGCTGCCCATCGTGTCTGCCGAGTCAGCACTCCTCCTGCGCAACCCAGTCCTAAGACACCCCCGCTAG